TGACGGCTCGCAGCCCGTCCAGCGCGTCGTTTAGGTCGTGCATGCGCCGCCGCTCGCGCGCGTTGATGCTGAGCCGCAGGGACCGCTGCTCTCGCGGCCGCCGCCGCCCGTCCGCCGCGCTCCCTggcccgcgccgccgccgccgctgctcgAAGGCGTCGTCCTCGTCACCGCTCTGTTCGCCGCTGCTCTCCGCCGCCTGAGCTGGGGCGCGAGGTGCGGGCGCCGCGGGGAGGTCGCCGCCCGGGCCCGGAGCGCCGTAGCCGCGGGCCGCTTCGGGTCCTCGCGCCGCCCCGTAGGCGAGACCCGCAGCCGCCGCCGCGTAGCCGTGGCTCAGTGCCAGGTACGCGTCCCCCGACAGCGACTTGAGCTCGGCCATGGCCGCGCCCCCTGGGCTCGGGGGCTCGCCGGGTGGGCGGATGCTCATGCGGGTGAGCAGACCCCGAGGCCCGCCCGAGCCCGCCGCTGCCGCTGCGATGAGGCTCCCGGCTC
This window of the Pongo abelii isolate AG06213 chromosome 21, NHGRI_mPonAbe1-v2.0_pri, whole genome shotgun sequence genome carries:
- the BHLHE23 gene encoding class E basic helix-loop-helix protein 23; this translates as MSIRPPGEPPSPGGAAMAELKSLSGDAYLALSHGYAAAAAGLAYGAARGPEAARGYGAPGPGGDLPAAPAPRAPAQAAESSGEQSGDEDDAFEQRRRRRGPGSAADGRRRPREQRSLRLSINARERRRMHDLNDALDGLRAVIPYAHSPSVRKLSKIATLLLAKNYILMQAQALDEMRRLVAFLNQGQGLAAPVAAAPLTPFGQAAVCPFSAGAALGPCPDKCAAFSGTPSALCKHCHEKP